DNA from Paraburkholderia sp. BL10I2N1:
TGTGTCTGCTTACAGACTTCCCTTGGTCGACGGAATCTGCCCCGCCGCGCGTTCGTCCAGTTCGACGGCCATCCGCAGCGCCCGGCCGAAGGCCTTGAACACCGTTTCCATCTGGTGATGGGCATTCAGGCCGCGCAGGTTGTCGATATGGAGGGTCACGCCCGCGTGGTTCACAAAGCCGCGGAAGAATTCGATGGAAAGGTCGACGTCGAACGTGCCGATTCGTGCGCGCGTGAACGGCACGTGGAATTCGAGGCCGGGACGGCCGGAAAAGTCGATCACGACGCGCGACAGCGCCTCGTCGAGCGGCACGTATGAATGGCCGTAGCGGCGGATGCCCTTGCGGTCACCGATCGCTTTCGCGACCGCCTGACCCAGCGTGATGCCGGTGTCTTCGACGGTGTGATGGTCGTCGATATGCAGGTCGCCATGCGCTTCGATGTCGAGATCGATCAATCCATGCCGCGCGATCTGGTCGAGCATGTGGTCGAGGAACGGCACGCCGGTGGCCAGCTTCTGCTGACCGGTGCCGTCCAGATTGATCTTCACACGGATCTGCGTTTCGCTGGTGTTGCGAACGACTTCCGCCTGGCGCATGGGAATTCCTTGAATCGAGCTAGAAAATGGGGGGTGTCGGGGAACGCGGGCGGCTCAATGCAGCACGAGTTTCAGCGCGGCGAGCAACTGGGCGTTTTCTTCAGGAGATCCGACCGTCAGACGCACACAATTCGCCAGCAATGGGTGCATTTTACTCACGTT
Protein-coding regions in this window:
- the hisB gene encoding imidazoleglycerol-phosphate dehydratase HisB encodes the protein MRQAEVVRNTSETQIRVKINLDGTGQQKLATGVPFLDHMLDQIARHGLIDLDIEAHGDLHIDDHHTVEDTGITLGQAVAKAIGDRKGIRRYGHSYVPLDEALSRVVIDFSGRPGLEFHVPFTRARIGTFDVDLSIEFFRGFVNHAGVTLHIDNLRGLNAHHQMETVFKAFGRALRMAVELDERAAGQIPSTKGSL